ATGGCTTGTGTTCTATAACCTTCAATGCAAAAGAACTGTTGTAAGGAAATGACAAGATGAAAGACCAATTAGAATTCATGTAACAGGAAGGACATGGACAGAGACTCATGGCGGAAATTAGGTAGCGAATAACCATTTTCTTAAATGTTGCTTTCACTTTCAAGCACACTtctaaaacaaaattgaaaataataataataataataataataatgttatGTTATAGTAAACGGGAGAATTGGGAAGGAAATTTGGAGCTGCAAAGAGAGCTGCGACCATGTGAAACTCTCAGGCACAACCCAAAATAGTCTAATATTCTATGCTGATTGCTGACTAATTAGGAAGGTTTACCGCAAAGACGCCGATGAAGCacttagtttatttattttaatagtaCGGGAAAACCTAATTTACTAACTATGCAGTCTaatataatctctctctctctctctctctctctctctctctcgttagACTATCAATCAGGACCAGAAATTCAAACTTGATCCTAATTGGCCAACAGAACAGCTCcctataatatttgtattagtATTACCCAATGAAGcacttaatttatttattttaatagtaGGAGAAAACCTATGTAGCCTaatataatctctctctctctctctctgtgcattTGTATTTGTGTAAGACTAAATGATTAAGTGAATGAAAACAATTTCAGAGAACTTTCAAGGTGGAAGTACAGACCTCTGGAGCCATCCACCTATATGTCCCAGTTTCTGCTGTCATTACTCCAGATTGAGATATCACTCTAGCAACCCCGAAATCAGCAACCTTAACGACCTGTAAAGTGATGCATATATCAGAAAAGGTTTAGAAATGGTAAGTTATTGATCTCTAAAAGTATTAGCAGCTAAACTAGACGCAGAATTACTTTGCTGACTTGATTAAAGTATCACGGGGGTctcttacttcattttcatccaTCAAGAGATTGGCTGCTTTCAAATCCCTGTGGATTATGTTATTCTGATGCAAGTAGGTCATTCCCTTGGAAACATCGATTGCTACCTTGAGCAAGGATGGGAGCTTAAAAACACCCTTTTGTTTATGCAAGTAGTCATACACACTTCCACCAGACATATATTCTGTCATACGATGAAAATAAATCTTATAAAAGGGAACTAATAACTACCATTATTTGAAATATCAAGGCATCAAGTAAGATTTTTATGTACATTACCAAACAACAATGATAAAGTCATTGTAATTTACCTGTTACAATGCACAAGCTTGGAGGCTTGGTACATGCACCAATGAATTGTACAACATTCTTGTGTCGAACTTTCCTAAAAGTTTCAgaaattttttgtcaaactaGGAGAAAGAAAAACATATAGTGGAAAAATATTATAGTAGATTTCAACCACTTCCTCGTTTTCTTGAACAAGAAAGAAAACTGTTCAGTGGCTaacaaacatttaaaagaaCGTTACATAACAaacacaaacatttgaaagaacgTTGAGTTGAGGCGTCAAATCAAATTACTGTAAAATATTTAAAAGACCAACTAGGAATGCATTCCTGATGATTCCTGACAAACCCCTATTCATGTCCCTTAAACATACCatcttcaatttttatttttttaactgcCATTATAAGAAAATGCTGATAAAAATGATTTCCCTTGGAAATTTACACTGGAATTGCCAGCTAGTATCTCCCTGGCGAGTCAAAGCCCTATACACAGCTCTCAGGGCTATTGATTCGGGGAAAAGTCAGATTCAATAAAAATGGTGCACATGAAGGTTAATATAAATTGATATACCTCATAATATAAACTTCCTGGGCAAAATCTTTCTGCATATCAGAATTTACACACTCAGGCTTGAGGACTTTAATGGCGACTTCTTGAGTACAATATGTACCTTTATATCTGATAAAAGATCCACAGTCAGCCACCACTCAAAAGTACATGCTTAGCTGGGAGGGAACAGAAAAAGATACTTCAAAACTTACAAATCTCCGCAGGACCCAGATGCAACTTTGTTCCCAAAGTTCAACTGTCTAGGATCAATTTCCCATACATCAGTCCCATCATTAGGTATTTGCAGATGATCAGGTTCAGTTTTGATCACTACTTGATTATGCTCGCTGCCAGAAGATGATTGATGAGTAGGTGGCCATGGCCTCTGCACATAAACACAAAATTTCAAATGTAATGATGCATTCCTCATGAAATGGCATGTTGACGATGGGAAGGTAAAGGTTAAGGTATAAGGAAAAGATATGGATGTGCACCTCAACTAacataaaaatgaaaacaaaaacattatACCCATGGGCCATCACGCATTGTCACCCACCCCACTCAATccaaaatgaaattaacaatTAGAAAATAATCACCTCAATCTTTAAAACTTCCTTTTTTATTGCGATCTTAAGCTTCTCTGTTTCCTGTTTCAATACCAAGTAAGGCAACTTAGTTTCTCAttgtaaagaaaataaatataataaaaataaaaaaactgctGTTGGGAGACTGGAAAAGCCTGATGTTGTATACTTCCTCGGTAAAACACTATTGAATCAAAATCATGTTTACCATCTTAAGCAAACGAATGCCTTAATAAAAAAACTGAGTATTCGAATTGAAATGTCTAAGAATTATGTGTATGTACCTCGTAAGGCCAGCCATCAACAACAAAGACATCCAAGGAGTAACCATCTAATGTGGAAAAAGCATGTGCTTCTTGGATGTTCAGCCCAATCTCCGCAAGCAAGGAAGTCAACTGCCAAATTTGTCATGAGAGAAATGAACATGAAAAATAAGAGGTACCCTAATGTATGAAGATATAATGTTCACAGAAAAACTATGTATTTCATGTGTGTGACCCTCATATAGAGGCAACATCAAGTTGAAAAtatgtgagttttatgtttttacatCAGTAATTTGCGACATTTCCTAGCTCAAAATGTGTTTATTGCCATAATCTTAGCTTACACAagtccacacacacacacacacgaaggTTCAAAAGATCCTATGAAGATTACTTGGTTTTAATTTCATATAAGAAACTGACAATACCTGACTGAGTAGTTTAGGCTTGTCGTCTGTTGAGAAAGTAATTTCATGCAATATGGGCCTACATCATTGtcaatcaaaataaaaacacatCACTATCCATCTGCAAGTGTAGTCACTTTGCTTTAAAGAGACATTAGAAAGCATGAGAATATAGTTGATTTACCAGTGGTCAGGTtcttttaaagtttaaattctgaaatatgaaaattaaagtttaggCATAGATGAGTACACTTAATCTAGCTAGCATGGATGACTGTTAACATGCAGTGCGTCAAGCCATCAATTAAGTCCATGGCTAACAACAAACTAGCCAATTTGCAACCAATTTAAAGGATAAATAATTCCTAGAGCCttccataaattaattttaaactaGGAAAGTGAAAATATTGTAGTCAAAACTCATGAACAAAACTGAAACTCCTTCAGAAGGAGAGGTGCAGTAAAAATATATTTACTAGATACAAATAGCTATATACCGAGTAAACTGAGTTCTGGCATGTACAGAATGTTCATCATCATGATCTTCAGATTTACTTGCCTCAAGTGCAAGGGCTTCAAGGTTAGGAGATGAGCCGAATGCTGGAGGAGGATGCATACTGATATTCGAAAAGCCAGCTGGAGTTGTCAGTAATGTTTGACAATGCAGTAGGATGACAGAAAAAAAGAAGGTAAACAACTTTTATTCGCAGACTATATGCGTTAAATCTTTGGAGCtgcatttgaaaatttggatACACAATAGGAAACTAAATAAGAGTACCTTAGTCTGCTAGATATGTTAGAACTTTGGGCAGCATCTTTACCCGGAGAATCTGTAGCATCTGCTATATTCCCATCTGCAACAGAATGAACCTGCATACAATATTGTGATTCCCAGAATGCATGAGGTCATGCAACAAATTTTAAGAATGAATGATAAAGGGGCATAAATTGCTATAAAATTATGAGCAGCAGAAGATGGGACTTAAGACTatgtttgaattttgatttttcaattaTTCATTGATCATTTGTTTTCCTAAAATTCTTTGCCTCTAGTGGCACCAAATTTTCCGCCCTCCATGTAAAGAAAACATGTAGCTCTTAGAGAAATAACCTAGTTTCAACGGGCAGCGACTCACATATCCATTCCGACTGGCCTTGTCTCTCACAACATGACCAAGTTATTAGGTGCGAAGTGCAAACTGCATTGAGAGTAACAATTAATGTGACCCTCAGCTTACAGATCTAATCTTACTTAACGATAACCACTATGAAACTAAGCTGCACAGAGAAAACGTTCCCAAGTAGAACCCTTCATTCTTAGGGATAAAATTAAGGTTGTGGGACAACTCCTTAGCACAACACTAACTTCTTTGAATGTGACATGATAAACATTTACATATGTTAGGTGTGTAGTCACAAGTGGGGCCAGATCCAAATTCCATTTCTAAACTTAATCAAGAAAAGATGGCAGAAAATCTGCGGTGAAAATAACGATGCACCAGCCACAGAAATTATAAGATAAACAGGCTAGCAGTTAAGCATCAATGGCAACCACCAAATCTTATACATCAGAGGCAGCGGTAGGTCAGATATGTAGTCGATCATCTAACCTGTACAAGGCGGACTTCGATCGCTGGTCGATGAGCAGGATCATGAGCCAAATGCAGTAATCTCTTGTGCATAAGCACATCTTCTGCCCTCTCCACATTCACATCTAATGCATACCTGCAAATACGCGAGTACAACCAAATGCCCCAACTCATCAAAAAACCGTTTGTGATTCTACAGAACAGTAAACCGCGAGTACTGAAGCGATTACAAGTAGAataatttgtttgagaattgCTAAATCGCTTTATTTACTAGTGTTTGGCTCAATAGAAAATTACGCCATAACGTAAcagaaaatgaaaggaaaatttCCAGATGCAAATTTCCATAACCAAGATTCAGAAACAAAAATTTCGAACAACAGATTCAGAATCAACAAAAAatcttaataaaaataataatagaaatTAATTCTAGTGAGAGTAATATGTATTCatgcatatataatataaataaataaataattcaagGAAAATATGAGGATTAAAAGGTACCGAGTGGGGAGGCGATTGAAGTGAGCCCAAAGCTCGTCGTCGAAGCCAGGGCAAATGGCTTCGTCGTTTTTGGAGTCCTTGAGGCGGCGGAGGACCTCATTGTAAACCCCGAGCTTTCTCTGCTGGCGAGACTGAACCGGAGAAGACGACGCGTCGTTCAGCGCTCTACTCCCGCAGCTCTCGCTGTTGTCCTCCATCACCAT
This genomic interval from Malus domestica chromosome 05, GDT2T_hap1 contains the following:
- the LOC103412110 gene encoding serine/threonine-protein kinase STY46; protein product: MVMEDNSESCGSRALNDASSSPVQSRQQRKLGVYNEVLRRLKDSKNDEAICPGFDDELWAHFNRLPTRYALDVNVERAEDVLMHKRLLHLAHDPAHRPAIEVRLVQVHSVADGNIADATDSPGKDAAQSSNISSRLSMHPPPAFGSSPNLEALALEASKSEDHDDEHSVHARTQFTRPILHEITFSTDDKPKLLSQLTSLLAEIGLNIQEAHAFSTLDGYSLDVFVVDGWPYEETEKLKIAIKKEVLKIERPWPPTHQSSSGSEHNQVVIKTEPDHLQIPNDGTDVWEIDPRQLNFGNKVASGSCGDLYKGTYCTQEVAIKVLKPECVNSDMQKDFAQEVYIMRKVRHKNVVQFIGACTKPPSLCIVTEYMSGGSVYDYLHKQKGVFKLPSLLKVAIDVSKGMTYLHQNNIIHRDLKAANLLMDENEVVKVADFGVARVISQSGVMTAETGTYRWMAPEVIEHKPYDHKADVFSFGVVLWELLTGKLPYEYLTPLQAAVGVVQKGLRPTIPKNTPPKLAELLEKCWQQDPKSRPDFLEIIEILQALAKEVGDGEERHKSSGGFLSILRRGHH